One window of Cherax quadricarinatus isolate ZL_2023a chromosome 18, ASM3850222v1, whole genome shotgun sequence genomic DNA carries:
- the LOC128689464 gene encoding protein phosphatase 1 regulatory subunit 12A has protein sequence MEHSELLQEMQQIEKLPINERVKLAQKRRKQQLTAYAKWAKTDNINNRQRSKNIREVAFAPEVQLMDIAARGSHEDMRNLLKSGIDPNMRNHDGLTALHQACIDGSLELVTLLLKHGADVNITDQDLWTPLHAAATCGHFKIVTTLIKAGANLTAINCDGEMPHDITDDEVTFQYMENEMMKRGITQDIIERIREEPHDVMLRDIKNTVLTGGDLNQPLERKSTFLHAAIANGFNDIVKLLIDNGASLTARDEDGWEPIHAASYWCNEAAIDLLTHDKRVNLQTCTGYGETPYDLCDDPEIKSVILHKISIMSDMCELYGEASPENLTPIFEEVERTTIDDSNEKHFQDININSLESFYSEPQKKLDLFIVTDESLDGSRNPSIDDTPSSPIVNIEAIELSSDRRNSIKEAKHKAELIRSIDRLSTKEKKNIKSDTKSKQTDDPRSVCNKENITPNINPLFITSTTVEDNKINNHNSVFNANINSSSNNNNNNNNNNNNDKDNDNSNTNNNSTNKNNDANHKGIHPSSSAFTPQTTTNEIEEEVKAEQISFKPRKKMPTRPLPKGSLLDLKRQRREAREQQIQTLQENTMALEAQSALYAALPFIYQPPPSPTVFRYKYKMILFDNNIEKAFIKKKKCSIM, from the exons ATGGAGCACAGTGAGCTTTTGCAAGAGATGCAGCAGATTGAAAAGTTGCCAATAAATGAGAGAGTTAAACTAGCACAGAAGAGAAGGAAGCAGCAGTTAACAGCATATGCAAAATGGGCTAAAACAGATAATATTAACAACAGACAAAGATCAAAGAACATACGAGAAGTAGCATTTGCTCCAGAAGTACAACTTATGGACATTGCTGCAAGGGGATCACATGAAGACATGCGCAATCTTCTGAAATCAG gaATCGATCCGAACATGAGGAACCACGATGGACTGACAGCACTGCATCAGGCTTGTATAGATGGCTCACTGGAACTGGTAACACTTTTATTAAAACATGGAGCTGATGTAAATATTACAGATCAAGATCTTTGGACACCTCTACATGCAGCTGCCACCTGTGGACACTTTAAAATTGTGACAACTTTAATCAAAGCAGGAGCCAATTTGACAGCTATTAATTGTGATGGGGAGATGCCTCATGATATTACTGATGATGAAGTGACTTTCCAGTATATGGAAAATGAAATGATGAAAAGAGGCATTACACAAGATATCATTGAGAGGATTCGTGAAGAACCTCATGATGTCATGCTTAGAGACATTAAAAATACTGTATTGACTGGAGGAGACCTTAATCAACCATTGGAAAGAAAGAGCACTTTTCTTCATGCAGCTATTGCAAATGGATTTAATGATATAGTAAAATTGCTAATAGACAATGGAGCCTCTTTAACAGCACGTGATGAAGATGGATGGGAACCCATACATGCAGCATCTTACTGGTGCAATGAAGCAGCAATTGACTTGCTCACACATGACAAACGAGTAAATTTACAAACATGTACTGGATATGGGGAAACTCCTTATGACCTCTGTGATGATCCTGAAATAAAATCAGTGATTCTCCACAAAATAAGTATAATGTCAGACATGTGTGAACTCTATGGTGAAGCAAGTCCTGAGAATTTAACTCCAATTTTTGAAGAAGTGGAGAGAACTACTATAGATGACAGCAATGAAAAACACTTTCAAGACATCAATATAAACTCACTTGAATCTTTCTACAGTGAACCACAAAAGAAACTAGACTTATTTATTGTTACAGATGAAAGTTTGGATGGTTCACGAAACCCAAGCATAGATGACACACCTTCATCTCCTATTGTTAATATAGAAGCAATAGAACTCTCTTCAGATCGTAGGAATTCAATAAAAGAGGCTAAACACAAGGCTGAATTAATAAGAAGCATTGACAGGCTTAGTACCaaggaaaagaaaaatataaaaagtgATACTAAGAGTAAACAAACTGATGACCCAAGATCAGTCTGCAACAAGGAAAATATTACTCCTAATATAAATCCACTTTTcattaccagtactacagttgagGACAACAAAATAAATAACCATAACTCAGTATTTAATGCAAAtattaatagtagcagtaataataataataataataataataataataataatgataaggataatgataatagtaataccaataataacagcactaataaaaataatgatgctAACCATAAAGGAATTCACCCTTCAAGCAGTGCATTCACACCACAGACAACTACTAATGAAATTGAAGAGGAAGTAAAAGCAGAACAAATCAGCTTTAAACCAAGGAAGAAAATGCCTACTCGCCCATTACCTAAAGGGTCACTATTAGATCTTAAGAGACAGCGTCGAGAAGCTCGAGAGCAACAAATTCAAACTCTGCAAGAGAACACCATGGCTTTGGAAGCACAATCTGCTTTGTATGCTGCTTTGCCCTTTATATACCAACCCCCTCCCAGTCCTACAGTGTTTCGGTACAAATATAAAATgattctttttgataataatattgaaAAAGCATTTATCAAAAAGAAAAAATGTTCTATTATGTGA